The Actinomycetota bacterium genome includes a region encoding these proteins:
- the sdhC gene encoding succinate dehydrogenase, cytochrome b556 subunit, whose translation MATRLGKKGSDLGTMYRGRTGQWAWIAHRITGVGLIFFLFAHIVDTAMIGWGPEAYDRVTSVYHNPVVRLVELGLVGFVIFHAFNGLRIITIDFWPKAARYERPLFLGTMTIVVLMLAPIAYIMTKQAIELFD comes from the coding sequence ATGGCAACGCGGCTAGGCAAGAAGGGCTCGGATCTCGGCACGATGTACCGAGGTCGCACCGGCCAGTGGGCGTGGATCGCGCACCGGATCACCGGTGTCGGATTGATCTTCTTCTTGTTCGCACACATCGTCGACACGGCGATGATCGGGTGGGGTCCCGAGGCCTACGACCGCGTGACCTCCGTCTACCACAACCCCGTGGTCCGGCTGGTCGAGCTGGGTCTGGTCGGCTTCGTGATCTTCCACGCGTTCAACGGGCTCCGGATCATCACGATCGACTTCTGGCCCAAGGCCGCCAGGTACGAACGGCCGCTGTTCTTGGGCACGATGACGATCGTGGTGCTCATGCTCGCGCCGATCGCCTACATCATGACCAAGCAAGCGATCGAGTTGTTCGACTGA
- a CDS encoding MFS transporter, whose product MLTIALVIAIAAVPLFGGSLRKLAQLRFRGTWMLVAALAVQIVLFGAEGPQTTLKTAAHFGSYLLAFAFLYRNRGVRGIWLIGLGAALNLIAITANGGIMPAAAHALATAGLPVDTVTVFENSAALPDPNLLVLGDIFALPKSIPAANVFSVGDLLIVLGAAVTIHRATGSRLVPEGQGEFGPVVRDRTFLRLWGAQIVSSLGDWVYAIAVALLLADRVDGPDAVAVLATLLVVQYVPSAVFGALFAGPLVDRRSRRTLMIAADLARAVAIASLLLAGEPDLLHFYAVALVLGIFGAIFQPALLSTVPNIVRRDRVLPAQSLIGATSHIAIVAGPAIGGFLVARYAAGTVFAVNAATFVLSALLIATVPIAGPAVRALAPGPRFADVRRGLRYVASNPLTRGIIVVLGLVSLGAATKAPLEPLYVRDVLADGALETGGRIFGLITAAWGLGMVLGSVTAPGIARRWARERLLPISIAVVGCAVLVVSRTDDFSTVLFAWLVAGWANALGNVSYETLLQERTPDEFRGRVFAAIEAVSDSAFVAGALIAVAVGAALAVQDVLAIAGGVMLIGAAAGIVLLPRPAPQEPGGASGAPPERSGALPPPPAAGPGAPQDGRPVTRNPAPRTL is encoded by the coding sequence ATGCTGACGATCGCGCTCGTGATCGCGATCGCGGCGGTGCCGCTGTTCGGCGGCTCCCTGCGCAAGCTCGCCCAGCTGCGGTTCCGTGGCACGTGGATGCTCGTGGCGGCCCTCGCGGTGCAGATCGTGCTGTTCGGCGCCGAGGGTCCGCAGACGACGCTGAAGACCGCCGCCCATTTCGGTTCGTACCTGCTCGCGTTCGCGTTCCTCTACCGCAATCGAGGGGTCCGTGGCATATGGCTGATCGGGCTGGGGGCGGCGCTGAACCTGATCGCGATCACGGCGAACGGAGGGATCATGCCGGCGGCGGCCCATGCGCTCGCCACGGCGGGTCTGCCGGTGGACACCGTCACCGTGTTCGAGAACTCGGCGGCGCTCCCCGATCCCAACCTGCTCGTGCTCGGCGACATCTTCGCGCTGCCGAAGTCGATCCCCGCGGCGAACGTGTTCAGCGTCGGCGACCTGTTGATCGTGCTCGGCGCCGCCGTCACGATCCACCGCGCGACCGGTTCCCGGCTGGTCCCCGAGGGGCAAGGGGAGTTCGGTCCGGTGGTGCGCGACCGGACCTTCCTTCGGCTGTGGGGCGCGCAGATCGTCTCCAGCCTCGGTGACTGGGTGTACGCGATCGCGGTCGCGCTGCTGCTCGCCGACCGCGTGGACGGCCCGGATGCGGTGGCCGTCCTCGCGACACTGCTCGTCGTGCAGTACGTCCCGTCCGCCGTGTTCGGTGCTCTGTTCGCGGGGCCGCTCGTGGACCGCCGGTCTCGGCGGACCCTGATGATCGCCGCCGATCTGGCGCGCGCGGTGGCGATCGCGTCACTGCTGCTGGCCGGGGAGCCGGACCTGCTCCACTTCTACGCCGTCGCACTCGTGCTCGGCATCTTCGGTGCGATCTTCCAACCTGCGCTGCTGTCGACGGTGCCGAACATCGTGAGGCGCGACCGTGTGCTTCCCGCCCAGTCGTTGATCGGTGCGACGTCGCACATCGCGATCGTGGCCGGCCCGGCGATCGGAGGCTTCCTCGTCGCGCGGTACGCAGCGGGAACCGTCTTCGCCGTGAACGCGGCGACCTTCGTCCTGTCGGCGCTGCTGATCGCCACGGTGCCGATCGCCGGCCCCGCAGTGCGGGCGCTCGCTCCCGGACCGCGGTTCGCCGACGTCCGCCGGGGCCTGCGCTACGTCGCGTCGAACCCGTTGACGCGCGGGATCATCGTGGTCCTGGGCCTCGTCTCGCTCGGAGCGGCCACCAAGGCGCCGCTCGAGCCCCTCTACGTGCGCGACGTGCTCGCCGACGGCGCGCTCGAAACGGGAGGCCGGATCTTCGGACTGATCACCGCGGCCTGGGGACTCGGCATGGTCCTCGGATCGGTAACGGCACCGGGCATCGCCCGACGTTGGGCGCGTGAACGGCTCCTGCCGATCAGCATCGCCGTGGTCGGATGTGCCGTTCTCGTCGTGTCGCGCACCGACGACTTCTCCACGGTGCTGTTCGCCTGGCTCGTGGCAGGGTGGGCGAACGCGCTCGGCAACGTGTCCTACGAGACACTGCTGCAGGAACGCACCCCCGATGAGTTCCGAGGGAGGGTCTTCGCGGCGATCGAGGCCGTGAGCGACTCGGCGTTCGTCGCGGGCGCGCTGATCGCGGTCGCCGTGGGTGCGGCCCTCGCCGTGCAGGACGTCCTCGCGATCGCCGGCGGCGTCATGCTGATCGGGGCGGCCGCGGGCATCGTCCTGTTGCCACGACCGGCCCCTCAGGAACCGGGTGGTGCCTCCGGCGCGCCCCCGGAACGATCCGGTGCGCTCCCGCCGCCCCCCGCCGCGGGTCCCGGCGCCCCCCAGGACGGCCGGCCGGTCACCCGGAATCCGGCACCGCGCACCTTGTAG
- the nadC gene encoding carboxylating nicotinate-nucleotide diphosphorylase translates to MSAAADPVADLAERALAEDAPDGDRTSELTIPAGAACTAELRAKQAGVLAGTRAALAVFTSAAEHDHTDLAIDPKADDGDRVSPGDVVLVLRGNARTILRAERPAINLLAHLSGVATLTRRFVDAAAPAQVLCTRKTLPGLRTLEREAVTAGGGSLHRASLSDAVLIKDNHLRVVGSIVAAVERAGVGGMPVEVEVETLDELDEALKAGAERILLDNPTPDLVRRCVERTGDPRRLEISGGVSLDSVGALVAAGARIVSVGALTHSAPSLDLSLEVVAADG, encoded by the coding sequence ATGTCCGCAGCCGCCGACCCCGTCGCAGACCTCGCCGAAAGGGCGCTGGCCGAGGACGCTCCCGACGGCGACCGCACGAGCGAGTTGACGATCCCCGCGGGTGCGGCCTGCACCGCGGAGCTCCGCGCGAAGCAGGCAGGCGTCCTCGCCGGGACCCGCGCGGCCCTCGCGGTGTTCACCTCGGCCGCCGAGCACGACCACACGGACCTGGCGATCGATCCGAAGGCCGACGACGGCGATCGGGTTTCACCCGGCGATGTCGTCCTCGTCCTGCGGGGCAACGCGCGCACGATCCTGCGGGCCGAGCGCCCGGCGATCAACCTGCTCGCCCACCTGTCGGGGGTCGCGACCCTGACCCGGCGGTTCGTGGACGCGGCCGCTCCGGCACAGGTGCTGTGCACCCGCAAGACCCTCCCTGGCCTGCGGACCCTCGAACGCGAGGCCGTCACCGCCGGGGGGGGATCGCTCCATCGCGCGTCCCTCTCGGACGCCGTGTTGATCAAGGACAACCACCTGCGCGTCGTCGGCAGCATCGTTGCGGCGGTCGAGCGAGCCGGGGTCGGCGGCATGCCGGTCGAGGTCGAGGTCGAGACCCTCGACGAGCTCGACGAGGCCCTGAAGGCTGGCGCGGAGCGGATTCTGCTCGACAACCCGACCCCGGACCTCGTCCGGCGCTGCGTCGAACGGACCGGAGATCCACGGCGGCTGGAGATCTCCGGTGGGGTCTCGCTCGACTCGGTCGGCGCGCTCGTCGCCGCGGGGGCGCGCATCGTGTCCGTCGGAGCCCTGACGCATTCCGCTCCTTCGCTGGATCTGTCCCTCGAGGTGGTCGCCGCCGATGGCTGA
- a CDS encoding succinate dehydrogenase hydrophobic membrane anchor subunit, whose translation MATTQVRPTPRSPDSGGGSGGSSHGYMSGRDRPVGGFELWSWLFMRISGILLVLLAVGHVLIMTVLEEGIDRIDSRFVAERWSTPFWRVWDWMLLTLALIHGINGLRVIIQDYVKWPQWRFAVNMFFYVLGFALFLLGTVVVLTFDPATVFGS comes from the coding sequence ATGGCCACCACACAGGTCCGTCCGACGCCTCGCTCACCCGACAGCGGGGGCGGGAGCGGCGGCAGCTCGCACGGGTACATGTCCGGCCGGGATCGGCCGGTCGGGGGCTTCGAGCTGTGGTCGTGGCTGTTCATGCGGATCTCCGGGATCCTCCTCGTGCTGCTCGCCGTCGGTCACGTGCTGATCATGACCGTGCTCGAGGAGGGCATCGACCGGATCGACTCCCGTTTCGTCGCCGAGCGTTGGTCGACCCCGTTCTGGCGTGTGTGGGACTGGATGCTGCTCACGCTCGCCTTGATCCACGGGATCAACGGGCTGCGCGTGATCATCCAGGACTACGTGAAGTGGCCCCAGTGGCGGTTCGCCGTGAACATGTTCTTCTACGTCCTCGGCTTCGCGCTGTTCCTGCTCGGCACCGTCGTCGTTCTGACCTTCGACCCCGCCACCGTCTTCGGCTCGTGA
- the nadA gene encoding quinolinate synthase NadA has translation MPPHAPLDPEATSVIARGYAAWAEQIRRLAERRNAVVLAHNYQVPWIQDVADFVGDSLALSRTAARTDASTIVFCGVHFMAETAKLLSPDKTVLLPDLGAGCSLSDTITADQLRAWKAEHPGAVVVAYVNTTAAVKAESDICCTSSNAADVVRSIPEDRTILFLPDMFLGAHVERETGRDLEIWAGECHVHAGIDPSGLREKVASQPDTELLVHPECGCTTQVLWQLSEGDLPADRTKVLSTGGMVAEAKDSPASRFLVATETGILHQLHKQSPDKVFEPVDETAVCKYMKTITPERLFVSLRDGVHEIDVPADIAVRARRAVARMIELGPGATSSGRTAGPPVPGNAETAVPS, from the coding sequence ATGCCGCCCCACGCGCCCCTCGACCCCGAGGCGACGTCGGTGATCGCACGCGGCTACGCGGCGTGGGCCGAACAGATCCGACGACTCGCGGAACGGCGCAACGCCGTCGTGCTCGCGCACAACTATCAGGTGCCCTGGATCCAGGACGTCGCCGACTTCGTGGGCGACTCCCTCGCGCTCTCCCGGACGGCCGCCCGGACCGACGCGTCGACGATCGTGTTCTGCGGCGTGCACTTCATGGCCGAGACCGCCAAGCTGCTGTCGCCCGACAAGACGGTGCTGCTCCCCGACCTCGGCGCCGGCTGCTCCCTCTCCGACACGATCACCGCCGACCAGCTGCGCGCGTGGAAGGCCGAGCATCCGGGGGCCGTCGTCGTCGCCTACGTGAACACGACGGCGGCCGTCAAGGCCGAGTCCGACATCTGCTGCACGTCCTCGAACGCCGCGGACGTGGTGCGATCGATCCCCGAGGACCGCACGATCCTGTTCCTGCCCGACATGTTCCTCGGCGCGCACGTCGAGCGCGAGACGGGACGCGACCTCGAGATCTGGGCCGGCGAATGTCACGTGCACGCCGGGATCGACCCGAGCGGCCTGCGCGAGAAGGTCGCGTCCCAGCCGGACACCGAGCTGCTCGTGCATCCCGAGTGCGGCTGCACGACCCAGGTGCTGTGGCAGCTGTCGGAGGGCGACCTGCCGGCCGATCGAACGAAGGTGCTTTCGACGGGCGGGATGGTCGCCGAGGCGAAGGACTCGCCGGCCTCACGGTTCCTCGTGGCGACGGAGACGGGCATCCTGCACCAGCTGCACAAGCAGAGCCCCGACAAGGTGTTCGAGCCGGTCGACGAGACGGCCGTGTGCAAGTACATGAAGACGATCACCCCGGAGCGCCTGTTCGTGTCCCTGCGAGACGGTGTCCACGAGATCGACGTCCCTGCCGACATCGCCGTCCGAGCGCGGCGCGCGGTTGCGCGGATGATCGAGCTGGGACCGGGAGCGACATCCTCCGGACGGACCGCCGGTCCGCCTGTGCCGGGGAACGCCGAGACCGCCGTGCCGTCCTAA
- a CDS encoding methylmalonyl-CoA mutase family protein, which produces MGAVSEDRRVTDSGIEVRPVYGPEDLEGFDATARLGTPGTPPFTRGIYPTMYRGRLWTMRQYAGMATAEETNSRFRYLLAHGQTGLSTAFDLPTQMGLDSDHPRADGEVGRTGVAIDSVEDMKRLFDGIPMGEVSTSMTINATASILLLLYELAAEEQGVAPDRLSGTVQNDLLKEYAARGTYIYPPRPSMRVITDLFAYCHERIPRWNTISISGYHMREAGATAAQEVAFTIADGIAYVQAAIDAGLAVDDFAPRLSFFFACHMQFFEEVAKFRVARRMWARIMTERFGAKDPRSAMLRFHTQTGGATLTAQQPENNIVRTTLEAMSAVLGGTQSLHTNAFDEALALPTEHSATIALRTQQVIGYESGVADSVDPLAGSYFVESLTDELEEKANAYLEKIDGMGGAVAAIEAGFFQDEIHEAAFAIQRAIETGDRVIVGVNRFESDDERVLELQKISVEETQRQVERVRELRRTRDGAAVDRSLAEVRGAAEGTGNLLPPMRQALRARATLGEVSDVLRDVFGEYHPNR; this is translated from the coding sequence GTGGGAGCAGTGAGCGAGGACCGACGGGTCACCGATTCGGGGATCGAGGTGCGCCCGGTCTACGGCCCGGAGGACCTCGAGGGGTTCGACGCAACGGCGCGCCTGGGTACGCCCGGGACCCCGCCGTTCACCCGGGGCATCTACCCGACGATGTACCGGGGCCGGTTGTGGACGATGCGCCAGTACGCGGGGATGGCCACGGCCGAGGAGACGAACTCACGGTTCCGGTACCTCCTCGCCCACGGACAAACGGGATTGTCGACGGCGTTCGACCTGCCCACGCAGATGGGTCTGGACTCGGATCACCCCCGCGCGGACGGCGAGGTCGGGCGCACGGGCGTCGCGATCGATTCGGTCGAGGACATGAAGCGTCTGTTCGACGGCATCCCGATGGGTGAGGTCTCGACCTCGATGACGATCAACGCGACCGCCTCGATCCTGCTGCTGCTCTACGAGCTCGCGGCGGAGGAACAGGGGGTGGCCCCCGATCGGTTGTCGGGGACGGTGCAGAACGATCTGCTGAAGGAGTACGCGGCCCGAGGAACCTACATCTACCCGCCGCGTCCCTCGATGAGGGTGATCACGGATCTGTTCGCCTACTGCCACGAGCGGATCCCGCGCTGGAACACGATCTCGATCAGCGGGTACCACATGCGCGAGGCCGGGGCGACCGCGGCGCAGGAGGTCGCGTTCACGATCGCCGACGGGATCGCCTACGTTCAGGCCGCGATCGACGCCGGACTCGCGGTCGACGACTTCGCGCCGCGGCTGTCGTTCTTCTTCGCGTGCCATATGCAGTTCTTCGAGGAGGTCGCGAAGTTCCGCGTCGCCCGGCGGATGTGGGCCCGGATCATGACCGAGCGGTTCGGAGCGAAGGATCCGCGCAGCGCGATGCTGCGGTTCCACACCCAGACCGGGGGAGCCACGCTCACCGCGCAGCAACCCGAGAACAACATCGTTCGGACGACGCTGGAAGCTATGTCCGCGGTGCTCGGGGGAACGCAGTCGCTCCACACGAACGCCTTCGACGAGGCGCTCGCGCTCCCGACCGAGCACTCGGCGACGATCGCCCTGCGGACCCAGCAGGTGATCGGTTACGAGTCCGGTGTCGCCGATTCGGTCGATCCGCTGGCGGGGTCCTACTTCGTCGAGTCGCTCACCGACGAGCTCGAGGAGAAGGCGAACGCCTACCTGGAGAAGATCGACGGGATGGGCGGTGCCGTCGCGGCGATCGAGGCCGGGTTCTTCCAGGACGAGATCCACGAGGCCGCCTTCGCGATCCAGCGCGCGATCGAGACCGGCGATCGCGTCATCGTCGGCGTGAACCGGTTCGAGTCCGATGATGAGCGCGTGCTCGAGCTGCAGAAGATCTCCGTGGAGGAGACGCAACGGCAGGTCGAGCGCGTCCGCGAGCTCCGCAGGACCAGGGACGGGGCGGCAGTCGACCGATCGCTGGCCGAGGTGCGCGGCGCCGCCGAGGGAACCGGGAACCTGCTTCCGCCGATGCGACAGGCGCTGCGGGCCCGGGCAACCCTCGGCGAGGTCTCCGACGTCCTCCGGGACGTGTTCGGGGAATACCACCCGAACCGCTGA
- a CDS encoding O-methyltransferase yields MDIVDPTNTAYVRSLLDRHDDPVLLEMESAAAEAGFPIVGRTVGVTLELLARAIGARRIIELGSGFGYSAFWHARAVLASGDAPAELHLTDGDAENERRALDYLGRAGLDGPVRFHVGDAVETLGGLDGEFDVVYDDIDKHGYTDAWRAARDRIRVGGLYVCDNVLWFGRVAGAEPDDPVTDTIRRHNTAVAADERYLSVIDPERDGLLVALRMA; encoded by the coding sequence ATGGACATCGTCGACCCCACCAACACGGCGTACGTGCGCAGCTTGCTCGATCGACACGACGACCCGGTCCTCCTCGAGATGGAGTCGGCCGCCGCCGAAGCGGGATTCCCGATCGTGGGCCGGACGGTCGGGGTAACCCTCGAGCTGCTCGCCCGCGCGATCGGCGCCCGCCGGATCATCGAACTCGGCTCCGGGTTCGGCTACTCCGCTTTCTGGCACGCGCGTGCGGTGCTCGCGAGCGGCGACGCGCCCGCCGAGCTGCACCTCACCGACGGGGACGCCGAGAACGAACGGAGAGCCCTCGACTACCTGGGCCGCGCCGGGCTCGACGGACCCGTGCGCTTCCACGTCGGCGATGCGGTCGAGACGCTCGGGGGACTCGACGGCGAGTTCGACGTGGTCTACGACGACATCGACAAACACGGCTACACGGACGCGTGGCGCGCCGCCCGCGACCGGATCCGCGTCGGAGGTCTGTACGTCTGCGACAACGTGCTGTGGTTCGGCCGGGTCGCAGGAGCCGAACCCGACGACCCGGTCACCGACACGATCCGCCGTCACAACACCGCCGTGGCCGCAGACGAACGCTACCTGTCGGTGATCGACCCCGAACGCGACGGACTGCTCGTGGCACTCCGCATGGCGTGA
- the sdhA gene encoding succinate dehydrogenase flavoprotein subunit — MTTTHTYDAVIVGAGGAGLRAAIEASGNVRTAVISKLYPTRSHTGAAQGGVCAALANMEEDSPEWHAFDTVKGGDYLVDQPAAQIMTQEAVDAIYELEHWGLPFNRTPEGKIAQRRFGGHTRNHGEAPVMRACYAADRTGHMILQTLYQQCVKRDVRFFNEFYVLDLLRTDDGATAGVVAYELATGELHVFRSKSVLFATGGYGRMFKISSNAHALTGDGPGVVFRRGLPLEDMEFFQFHPTGVYSMGILLSEAVRGEGGILLNGEDERFMERYAPTVKDLAPRDMVSRAIYQEIKEGRGVGPKRDAVYLDVRHLSPEVIEEKLPDVTEFARVYLKVEPTREPVPIQPTAHYAMGGIPTDVDGRVVVGEDETPVPGLYAAGECACVSVHGANRLGTNSLLDIVVFGKRGGRDMARFAAGNELPEIPERPAERTLDLLDGILTRSEGDNAADIRTELQDEMFDLAFVVRSEDGLRKMQDLLKGLRERYDRVAIDDKGAIYNTDLMETVEVGYLLDCAEALVASALARDESRGGHYREDHPLRDDANWLKHTLATKQDDGSIRLEYKPVKMGPYVPMERKY, encoded by the coding sequence GTGACGACGACACACACCTACGACGCGGTGATCGTCGGCGCCGGTGGTGCTGGCCTCCGTGCTGCGATCGAGGCGTCGGGCAACGTGCGCACCGCCGTGATCTCGAAGCTCTACCCGACGCGCTCCCACACGGGAGCCGCCCAAGGTGGCGTGTGTGCGGCCCTGGCGAACATGGAGGAAGACTCCCCCGAGTGGCACGCGTTCGACACCGTCAAGGGCGGCGACTACCTCGTCGACCAACCGGCCGCGCAGATCATGACCCAGGAGGCCGTCGACGCGATCTACGAGCTCGAACACTGGGGACTGCCGTTCAACCGGACGCCGGAGGGCAAGATCGCGCAGCGCCGCTTCGGCGGGCACACCCGCAACCACGGCGAGGCGCCCGTGATGCGTGCCTGCTACGCGGCGGACCGAACCGGGCACATGATCCTGCAGACCCTCTACCAGCAGTGCGTCAAGCGCGACGTCCGCTTCTTCAACGAGTTCTACGTGCTCGATCTGCTGCGCACCGACGACGGCGCAACGGCGGGTGTGGTCGCCTACGAGCTCGCGACCGGGGAGCTGCACGTCTTCCGGTCGAAGTCGGTGCTGTTCGCGACCGGCGGCTACGGCCGGATGTTCAAGATCAGCTCGAACGCGCACGCGCTCACCGGCGACGGGCCCGGCGTGGTGTTCCGGCGTGGACTCCCGCTGGAGGACATGGAGTTCTTCCAGTTCCACCCGACCGGCGTGTACTCGATGGGGATCCTGCTCTCCGAGGCCGTACGGGGCGAAGGCGGCATCCTCCTCAACGGCGAGGACGAGCGGTTCATGGAGCGCTACGCCCCTACCGTGAAGGACCTCGCTCCCCGCGACATGGTCTCGCGGGCGATCTACCAGGAGATCAAGGAGGGCCGCGGTGTCGGCCCGAAGCGCGACGCCGTGTACCTGGACGTGCGCCACCTCTCCCCCGAGGTGATCGAGGAGAAGCTGCCCGACGTCACCGAGTTCGCCCGCGTCTATCTGAAGGTCGAACCGACCCGGGAGCCCGTGCCGATCCAACCGACGGCCCACTACGCGATGGGCGGGATCCCGACCGACGTCGACGGCCGCGTGGTGGTCGGCGAGGACGAGACCCCCGTGCCCGGCCTCTACGCCGCCGGAGAGTGCGCGTGCGTGAGCGTGCACGGCGCCAACCGGCTGGGAACGAACTCCCTGCTCGACATCGTGGTGTTCGGCAAGCGTGGCGGCCGCGACATGGCGAGGTTCGCCGCCGGGAACGAGCTCCCCGAGATTCCCGAGCGACCGGCCGAGCGCACGCTCGACCTGCTCGACGGCATCCTGACGCGGAGCGAGGGCGACAACGCCGCCGACATCCGGACCGAGCTGCAGGACGAGATGTTCGATCTCGCGTTCGTGGTCCGCTCCGAGGACGGCCTGCGGAAGATGCAGGACCTGCTGAAGGGGCTCCGTGAGCGGTACGACCGCGTCGCGATCGACGACAAGGGAGCGATCTACAACACCGATCTGATGGAGACCGTCGAGGTCGGCTACCTGCTCGACTGCGCCGAGGCGCTCGTGGCGAGCGCCCTCGCCCGCGACGAGAGCCGCGGCGGACACTACCGGGAAGACCATCCCCTGCGCGACGACGCGAACTGGCTGAAGCACACGCTCGCAACGAAGCAGGACGACGGCAGCATCCGGCTGGAGTACAAGCCCGTGAAGATGGGACCGTACGTGCCCATGGAGAGGAAGTACTGA
- a CDS encoding FAD-binding protein, translated as MRTIVVGAGAAGLWCALRSAERGPVHVIAPHDRSRSATDWAQGGIASAVGPDDSPAQHAADTLGAGDGLCDPEAVGILARDAPGVIAALTALGMRFDDASSPGLEGGHAARRVLHAGGDASGRALLGFLVDRIDGEERVDRIAGSASAIAVEHGRAAGVTLEDGTELAADRVVLATGGACGIFGRRTGPDQATGDGIAMAWDAGAVLADLEFVQFHPTALDVRGQPARLLTEALRGEGAVLIDADGQPFVERFDPRGSLAPRDVVARAIHRIARDQGVPVRLDATRVIDLIRRFPTAVAACRAAGLDLASEPVPVSPAPHYFTGGVRTDTNGRSSVPGLLACGEVACTGVHGANRLASNSLAEALVFGERAAEADDDAAAFSAAGKRRQLAGAPPAAGAPLERVRGLADELLGVERSGDGLRACLARLPANGAREGNRSATLVAWLLAQAALRREESRGGHLRADFPEHDPRWRVRQLVDRDGWWTAPVPQAEPAATTGA; from the coding sequence GTGCGGACGATCGTCGTGGGAGCCGGCGCCGCAGGCCTGTGGTGCGCGCTTCGCTCCGCGGAGCGCGGTCCCGTGCACGTGATCGCTCCACACGACCGGTCGCGCAGCGCGACCGACTGGGCACAGGGCGGGATCGCCTCGGCGGTGGGACCCGACGACTCTCCGGCCCAGCATGCCGCCGACACCCTCGGCGCCGGAGACGGGCTCTGCGACCCGGAGGCCGTCGGCATCCTCGCGCGCGACGCCCCCGGGGTGATCGCGGCCCTCACCGCGCTCGGGATGCGGTTCGACGACGCAAGCTCCCCGGGACTCGAGGGGGGTCACGCCGCGCGCCGCGTGCTGCACGCCGGCGGGGATGCATCCGGCCGTGCGCTCCTGGGGTTCCTGGTCGACCGGATCGACGGGGAGGAACGGGTCGATCGGATCGCCGGGTCGGCGAGCGCGATCGCCGTGGAGCACGGGCGCGCCGCCGGCGTGACGCTCGAGGACGGGACCGAGCTCGCCGCCGACCGCGTCGTGCTGGCGACCGGTGGTGCGTGCGGCATCTTCGGACGACGGACGGGTCCGGACCAGGCCACCGGCGACGGGATCGCGATGGCGTGGGACGCGGGCGCGGTGCTCGCGGATCTCGAGTTCGTGCAGTTCCACCCGACCGCGCTCGACGTCCGCGGACAACCGGCGCGCCTGCTCACCGAAGCCCTCCGCGGCGAGGGCGCGGTGCTGATCGACGCCGACGGGCAGCCATTCGTCGAGCGCTTCGATCCCCGGGGCTCGCTGGCACCGCGCGACGTCGTGGCGCGCGCGATCCATCGCATCGCGCGCGATCAGGGGGTGCCCGTGCGTCTGGACGCCACGCGGGTGATCGACCTGATCCGGCGGTTCCCGACCGCCGTCGCGGCGTGCCGAGCGGCGGGACTCGACCTGGCGTCCGAGCCGGTTCCCGTTTCACCGGCTCCGCACTACTTCACCGGCGGCGTTCGGACCGACACGAACGGACGCAGCTCGGTGCCCGGCCTCCTGGCGTGTGGTGAGGTCGCGTGCACGGGCGTGCACGGGGCGAACCGGCTCGCATCCAACTCGCTGGCCGAAGCGCTCGTCTTCGGCGAACGGGCGGCCGAGGCCGACGACGATGCCGCCGCGTTCTCCGCCGCAGGGAAGCGGCGCCAGCTCGCGGGAGCCCCGCCCGCGGCCGGAGCGCCTCTCGAACGGGTGCGCGGGCTCGCCGACGAACTCCTCGGGGTCGAGCGATCGGGTGACGGACTGCGCGCCTGCCTCGCGCGGCTGCCCGCGAACGGGGCCCGCGAGGGCAACCGCTCGGCGACCCTCGTCGCGTGGCTGCTGGCCCAAGCCGCCCTGCGTCGTGAGGAGAGCCGCGGCGGCCACCTCCGGGCGGACTTCCCCGAGCACGATCCTCGATGGCGAGTTCGCCAGCTCGTCGACCGCGACGGCTGGTGGACCGCTCCCGTGCCCCAGGCCGAACCCGCCGCCACGACCGGCGCGTAG